Below is a genomic region from Drosophila albomicans strain 15112-1751.03 chromosome 2R, ASM965048v2, whole genome shotgun sequence.
attttacagCAGTTGCCTTTCTCCTGCCACACGTTGTGTATGGAGCGAATCACAGCAGCATTATCGCCGACGCCGAGCTCAGCGCATCGGAGCGTAATCGCCGTCTTATTCCCTACATGGCCTTCTATCTGCCCGCCCCGGAGTTGCCCATCAATCAGCAATACGCTGTGAAGCATGCCCCATCTGCAGGCGGGGCACAGCTTCGTCCACCACTAGCTGCACCCAGTCGCATCCCCGTGCCGGTTGCCTACATGCCACAACCTcaaccacagccacagccaccacCACATCATCCACATccgcatcagcatcagcattcGCATGCACATCATCAGGGATCGTCGGCACATTATCAGCAGGGCGCAGCCGACATTTACCAtgcgctgcagcagcatcagggACTGGCACCTGGTCATGGAAAGGATGCCGCATTGCCGGCTGATGCGGGCGCCACATTTATTGCCTACAAGCCATTGAACCCAACGACAGCACACAAGGCAAGTACAACTACAGAATAGATTGCgcataaataaagttaagtAATCGTGAAATTCATAAtatccccacacacacacagcacaaaacTGTGCAGCACTTTCCTCCGCTTTCCCAACacgaacaacagcagcagcaacaacaacaacaggaacagTTTGAGTTACTGCCACCGCCGGCGGCGCCACAAGCGCAGTACCATCGACAGCGGGGCAAACAATCAAAAGTCAATTTAACACCGTTTACAGCACAGAACACGCTGCCGGGACACTTTATGCCCATTATTTATACGCCAGTGAGCAAGCCaggccacaacaacaacaataacaatgagcTCCATAATGGCAATACTATCAATTACAACAAGAAGCCAGCGTCGTCTTCGACGCCAACAGAAATTGTCTACCATAAAAATGCACATCAAACACAAATTGTTACGGATTATGCACCCGGAGACGGAGCAGCTTCGTctgcagagcagcagcagcagcaggaggagaGGGGACAGGAGGAGGTTTTGGTGCATCCAACACCAAGGTAAGATTTATGCCATTTGCAAATGATGAATGTATCTCCAAGATACATATCGCTCGCTTTCGCATACTAACTTTCAAAAACTCGAGAGATTCTcacgaaaacaaaaatcaagcTGTCAACACCCACAATTGACGTTGTCTTTGTcactgccgttgttgttgatgcctTGGCATTTTCATGTAGaactcaaattaaaaatatgttgaacCAATTTCGACATTTTTCTGACGAATTGATGACGTATTTTCGATGCTCTATTATGTTAGTTGAAAAACAAACTGAcatcaaaatacatataatcaAAAACTTGTCtgatatttaaacaaaaatgcacGCCATCGGCTGTTAATTAAATGAGCATGAGAACCCAATGTTTAGCTATTAATTAGCTTAATGATCTATGGAATACATTAACTAAAGTATATTGTGCTTCAATGCCCTTGCTTAAGTTTATTGTATACTTGGATTTGTTGTGACATAATTACGACACTTTATCAAGTGGAAACTTTAAGGTATTCAGACCGAACATGCAGCAGAGAGTTGCAGTTTGCTGCAGTGGCAGCAAACACGGCAGACGACGACGTTGCACACGTTGCATGCAATGCCCTTGGGCGCAgaaatcaattgcatttaatgcaTGGCTCAACCTCTGCTGCCGttgcttctacttctacttgtgtctgtctgtctccgtctccatctgTGACGACaacattgctgttgttgttgctgttgttggtgacGTAAGAAGCAGTTTGATGTACCCTATGAGGCGCCGCCAATGGGCAATGGGCTGGACGAAAGTCTGATGAGAGAACGTTTTCCCACTTCGTGTTCATCTCGTAATgttcaaattgcaaaatcaTGTCATATACAACCGCGGGCAATGGCAATGGTCAATACATTTGGTTGTCAGGTCGAAGGCAatgcagttgttttttttctctttttcatttACAATCCCTCTTGCCACATCTTCTACTTCCCCAAACACAATACATTCATTCATCTGCTTCTGCATATGCCCCTCCACAGTGTTGGCTATAAAGTATACAGTGAGCCATCGAGTGGTTCATCCTCATCGACGAGCTCGTCGAAAACCGCATTGATAGTGCATCAAAAGTCGCAACAGTCGCCTGGTTATGGACACGTAAACAAATACGAGAGTTACTTCCACATGTCACCggatcaacagcagcagtcgctgACGCCGCAGGAGAAATACGTGCTCTACTTACAGCAGCGCATGaagctgcagcggcagcagcaaaaacagcaacagcagcaggctgAGAGATATCATCATCAAGAGGACGCTCATCTCCAGTCAGCGCAAAGCAATACGAATGCTGGcaaacatcagcaacaacagcatcacaATCATCCGCTTGTCTCTTCACCACAGCCACCACCACAGCAACCACCACAATcgccaacacaacaacaccacaGTCAGTTACACAATTACAATGGTCTctttggccaacaacaacaacagcagcagcagctgcaaacgCCGCCTCAACAGGTGCTGCATATTCCATTACGTGCCCTCATGGGCCACCTTAACCATCATAATACTCACGAGCAGCCAGATTATGCCAAGGAGCCGCTGCTCGGGTAAGTTACCCCTTAAAAGACCGATTGTTCGCCTGATTAGCTAGCTCGTTAACTTACATGACCATGTTTAATGCCTTGTAATGTGCTTTACTTAGGTCACCCGCTCCAGCGCAATTCATTGATTACCTAATTGATGGGCCCCGCCAGTCGTTGGATgaggaacaacagcaacatcaacaacatcaacagcagcatcatcatcaggaGTCGTCGCCATCTCGTGCACCACAACATGCCTTCATTCTGGTGACAACTCCCGCTCCCTATGCCGACCATCCACAGGCACCACGTATTCATGATTTGACGCCCACTCGGGCTCCTGTCGTCTACAAACATCAGCCCACGCTGCGGCTGCAACCCGTGACTCCGGTGCACAATTACAAGGCCACTCGACGTCCTGTCTACATTACGCCACCCACGCCCAGTGAGACTGTCAAAATTACACCCAAGTACGTTTACGTGTCCAGCAAGCCACCGTCGGCATCGGTGCCTAATGAATTACCCAGTCGTCCGCCGCCAATTAAACTGAAGCCTGTCTACAAATACGCCCAGGAGCGGCCAACAAGTGCGCCTTTGCCCAGCAAGGTCTACGCCCAAGAAGATGCGGATCAATTGCCCGACATACGCACCTCATCGCTGGCCGAAATTCTGCACAAGTTGCAGGCGAGCAATCACTTGCCACACACGCTTACTCCGGATAACATTGACAACTCGATTAAGACGCTAATACGCATCTTGCAGAACCTGAAGCAGACACAAACAATTGTGGCGAATCCGCCGCAACATCACGAGACGAAAcccagcagtagcagcaacgaTCATGACTTTGACTACAACACGGAGCACACTGAGGAGGAGCATCCGCCCACGACGGTGGCAGGCAATGCCGAAGCGGATCTGCAGCATCTAAATAAGCCAagtaaataatgaatttagcGAAACCCATTATACAAAATAACGTTTTATAACTTTCTATATAGACAAGCATCCAGGACCTACCACAGGTCGTGCTGGTATCGATTATCCCAACTATTCGGAGATTCCCAAGACAGACTTTGAGTGCACACAACAACGCTACAAGGGTTTCTTTGGTGATCCGGAAACCAATTGCCAAGTGTGGCACTATTGCGATCTGAATGGCGGCAAGGCTTCTTTTCTTTGCCCCAATGGCACCATCTTTAGTCAAGTATGTGTTGAGCTTAAAGAAACCTTATTAAACCTAAACTTATCCCAATTTTACTTGCATAGATTGCGCTGACTTGTGATTGGTGGTTCAATGTCAAGTGCTCGACAACCTCACAGCTTTATGTGCTTAACGAGCGTCTCTATAAATACATACTGCCCTTCAATCCAAAGTTCCCCGAGGACTACAATGGACCCATAGTGGACAagtaaattgcaattcaaaatgaaatcaataaatctatttaatttcCTTTACTCTGTGCATTACAGATACCTGGCCATGAAGTTCCAGGAGATGGAGGAGAAAATGCGATTGGAAAAGCAACGGAAAATTAAACAGCAAGCGGAAAAACCTGAAGCCAGGGAGGAGGCATCTACACCGTCATTGCCCAAAAATCACAAGGCATCGCCCAAACATGGCAGCGGTATCAACGCTCAGGTCTATGAGCAGAGCTCCGAGCGCAATCTGCTGATCGATGATGAAATCGATGACATTTCCGAACGCGGCACTTACGATACCTATGGCCAAGCGCCCACCACAATTATGGCACCGACAACAACGTCGCTGGATTCACAAACATTGGGACGAAAGCCCATTGTTGTGTCATCCACGCCATATCCAGAACGTGAGGAGGAACCAGAGCTAACTGCTGATTCAGAGCTTGAAGGCGAACCGCCAGCAAATTCAGAAAGCAGCGAGGAAGAGGACAAACTACAAAGCTTAAGAGATACGAATGCAGTTGCGGGACAAAAGCGTTTAGAGACAACAAAAGTAAGTGTCGAGAAACTAGAAGTGATTGAGATAAAACCGGATGGTAACACCGGGCACCTAATGCCCATCAGTGGCATGTCGGAGAGCAGCGAACAGCAATCGGAGCAAGAGTCGAGCAGCAGAGAGAGCAAAGAGTGAGAAGCCTTGGAAGGGAAGATAATTTTGGTAGAGAATGCTTGCCATATTTGTAATGAGAATTCTTGTACTTGTTCGTGTCGTCGGTCGGTTGTACgtcttaaattattattcatagcGAGCGATTACTGTAAATAGTTAActgtaaattgaaaacaataccTATAGGAACCAAATagatatatgtttgtatgtatgataATATAAATGCCAAGTATTAAGTAAAAAATTTCGATTGTTTGATTTACTCACCATTTGTGCATTATTGATTTTCATAATTGCTGCATCTATTGAGTTGATCGAAGCTGGTATTTCGGGCAAATAGCGCTGGTTCTACAAATTTAAAGGACATTAGCATAAATATTCTAGACGTGTGCAACAAATTGACAAATGCTgtgaatatgtatattttgtatacgcTGCTGAgctttgaaattcaatattcaaGTACACTattgcaaaatttacaaatttcaaattcgaatGAAATACACTTACTGCTTATAACTGTATTTCTTGTATTCTTCTTATGTATAACTTGTATTTCTACATTAaactttaaactaatttaaattctttctagtcaattattttttgcctAGCTTTATCAATGTTGCATGTAAccaatatttagtatacttgTAATCCACACTCACCAACTCATCCAACAAGCAAGTCCTGTGTTTATTATGCCATTTGGATGTGCACAACTTGCAACAGTTGCGCGAACATTTGCGGCAGAAAACATTCGCCGGCAACTTGTGTTCGCTGCACTGCATCGGCATCGGTATGCGAAAGATGTTCTTGCCGACTCGAATCCCTTTGTCGGCGCCATCTTGCTTTTCGTTGAGGTGCTGAAAAAAGTGCGTCTTGAGCACCCGACTGTGATTGTGCACGTTTTCAAAGCAACGCTTGCAGTAGAAAGCATTGCATTGCTTGCATTCGCCCTTGGCTGCCGTATGGCCGCATTCACTGCATTTCGTTTCGACGACGATTTCCTGCGTTGCGGTGAGTTGCAGCGACTTGTTAACGGAGTCCACGGAGTAACGTTTAAAATAGCCCAAGCTATTTGATAAGCCCAACAAATGATAGTTGGGCTCATAATAATCGCGTATATTACCAGCTGACTTCGGATTTTTGGCTGTAATTGTCGGCGGAGCCAAGTTAAAGCAGACGGCACATTTGAAGTCGATTTGCTGACGTTGCTTTGAAATGCAGAATTCACACATATTGTGGCCACAGGGCAGCAGGAAGGGACGATGATTCTCTTTTGAAATGAAAGGAAAAACCGTAAATCTGTTTAGAAGCGCAGCACAAAACGAAACTCAAAATAGTCGCACACAAGCGCATACTGAAAATAACGGCATGTCTCATGAATGAGCTTgcgtatttcatttttcattgtgTGTATGCTTGGGTGCTGCAAAAATTACGCACATTTTTAAGCGTAAAAATTACGCACTCTGTTCATTAATCACAATTATCATTTTAGTTGCTTAGTTTTATTTAGacaattgaaatacttttggaGTATTGGAATTTTACCTTTTCCCACTCCCTTCTTGTGATTGTGAGAATATTCGTTAGAGCATTTTGGGCAGCGCAGCTGACTTCGCAAATTCGCTGCCACAAACTTGCGATCGAAAAATTTTACACCGCTGTCGTCcgaaatcattattattatttagtaagGACTTTTTatcgtttattattttaactaaCGGAAAATGCACACGCGTTACGCGAAGCTGAAAGCTAAAATGGACCGGCAAACTGGCAGTGCGCTAAAACGCTAATATTCAGTGTTGTGATACGCGTTTGTGATCAGCGGATCAGCTCTGCAGAGCTAGTTCCCGGAACTTAATTGGCCACTAacttatttttcattaaaattaccACCGTGACTTTTAATGGCAGCATAGCGAAtggtatattcttaataatatattttctgttaaaaaaagaaatggaattgcaaattgtaaaacCGCTGCTTGCTGTGATTTCCACCGCTAGTGTGACCTTTTGTGATGTTTTAAATACTGCATTCTGTTTTCTGGTTTATTTTCATATCGTATACCGAAAACTGGTCACGCTAAATAACGCccattgctttaatttttaaaactgtaataaatttacttaccaattccaaataaataaatacttacaaAACTGCAgcaaccttttttttatttataattgtaaacCATAAACCaataaaagccaaaaccaTAAAACGAATCTTTAGTGCTTAATCTTAACCGAACATGGAATCCATTAGAGCATCATGGCGATCCCGACGATTGGGTTCATCCTGACGGAAACGTCGTAACTCCTCATAAACCTCATCATCGGTTTCCTGTAGAGAGAGCTCAGCATGTACttgaaataaaacacacattttaaatatacttacaaatatataacgACAAATGGGACACGAATTGgcctaaataaaataaaaatatatgtacatatataaaataaaaagtcaaaaataatattcaacagATTCGCAATACCTTTTTCAACCACAACAGAATACATTGTTCATGGAACTCGTGTTTGCAGGGTAACACCTTAAATTTGCTGCCCTCCTCAGCTGGTTCCTTGCACACAGCGCACTCCAAGTCGGGATTAAGCTCCTCTGCAGTGATCACATGCATAGGCAGCGCCTCAATGGCACGCTTGGAGGCTTCAGGAGCTTCGATCTCCATATCAATACCATTCATAATGGCCAGCACCTGAAGGCGACGATAGTGACGATCGAAATCATTGGCACCCTCGGGCCCGGTGGGCGTGTGTCCCAGTTCATCAAAGTAATCCGCCATAGCTCACTGAAAAGATGATTTAATTTTACGACCGTGAGAAATTTATTGACATGACTAGATCacaattagtattttatatatatagtttttttttggttgggtTTGTGGAGCCAAAtgccattttatttgaaattcaattcgaaTCGTATACAATTTCTGACATATGTAGTAAGTACAAtaggtatgtatgtattttgaaCTCAATCTTATCTAGTATAGTTGACACTGACCTCTGCATACAGCCTATGGcttagtttaatatttatttaatttagttagttGCT
It encodes:
- the LOC117575748 gene encoding uncharacterized protein LOC117575748 isoform X1 yields the protein MHNPQRSRSNSNCWWLLPLAFAVAFLLPHVVYGANHSSIIADAELSASERNRRLIPYMAFYLPAPELPINQQYAVKHAPSAGGAQLRPPLAAPSRIPVPVAYMPQPQPQPQPPPHHPHPHQHQHSHAHHQGSSAHYQQGAADIYHALQQHQGLAPGHGKDAALPADAGATFIAYKPLNPTTAHKHKTVQHFPPLSQHEQQQQQQQQQEQFELLPPPAAPQAQYHRQRGKQSKVNLTPFTAQNTLPGHFMPIIYTPVSKPGHNNNNNNELHNGNTINYNKKPASSSTPTEIVYHKNAHQTQIVTDYAPGDGAASSAEQQQQQEERGQEEVLVHPTPSVGYKVYSEPSSGSSSSTSSSKTALIVHQKSQQSPGYGHVNKYESYFHMSPDQQQQSLTPQEKYVLYLQQRMKLQRQQQKQQQQQAERYHHQEDAHLQSAQSNTNAGKHQQQQHHNHPLVSSPQPPPQQPPQSPTQQHHSQLHNYNGLFGQQQQQQQQLQTPPQQVLHIPLRALMGHLNHHNTHEQPDYAKEPLLGSPAPAQFIDYLIDGPRQSLDEEQQQHQQHQQQHHHQESSPSRAPQHAFILVTTPAPYADHPQAPRIHDLTPTRAPVVYKHQPTLRLQPVTPVHNYKATRRPVYITPPTPSETVKITPKYVYVSSKPPSASVPNELPSRPPPIKLKPVYKYAQERPTSAPLPSKVYAQEDADQLPDIRTSSLAEILHKLQASNHLPHTLTPDNIDNSIKTLIRILQNLKQTQTIVANPPQHHETKPSSSSNDHDFDYNTEHTEEEHPPTTVAGNAEADLQHLNKPNKHPGPTTGRAGIDYPNYSEIPKTDFECTQQRYKGFFGDPETNCQVWHYCDLNGGKASFLCPNGTIFSQIALTCDWWFNVKCSTTSQLYVLNERLYKYILPFNPKFPEDYNGPIVDKYLAMKFQEMEEKMRLEKQRKIKQQAEKPEAREEASTPSLPKNHKASPKHGSGINAQVYEQSSERNLLIDDEIDDISERGTYDTYGQAPTTIMAPTTTSLDSQTLGRKPIVVSSTPYPEREEEPELTADSELEGEPPANSESSEEEDKLQSLRDTNAVAGQKRLETTKVSVEKLEVIEIKPDGNTGHLMPISGMSESSEQQSEQESSSRESKE
- the LOC117575748 gene encoding uncharacterized protein LOC117575748 isoform X2, whose translation is MHNPQRSRSNSNCWWLLPLAFAVAFLLPHVVYGANHSSIIADAELSASERNRRLIPYMAFYLPAPELPINQQYAVKHAPSAGGAQLRPPLAAPSRIPVPVAYMPQPQPQPQPPPHHPHPHQHQHSHAHHQGSSAHYQQGAADIYHALQQHQGLAPGHGKDAALPADAGATFIAYKPLNPTTAHKHKTVQHFPPLSQHEQQQQQQQQQEQFELLPPPAAPQAQYHRQRGKQSKVNLTPFTAQNTLPGHFMPIIYTPVSKPGHNNNNNNELHNGNTINYNKKPASSSTPTEIVYHKNAHQTQIVTDYAPGDGAASSAEQQQQQEERGQEEVLVHPTPRSPAPAQFIDYLIDGPRQSLDEEQQQHQQHQQQHHHQESSPSRAPQHAFILVTTPAPYADHPQAPRIHDLTPTRAPVVYKHQPTLRLQPVTPVHNYKATRRPVYITPPTPSETVKITPKYVYVSSKPPSASVPNELPSRPPPIKLKPVYKYAQERPTSAPLPSKVYAQEDADQLPDIRTSSLAEILHKLQASNHLPHTLTPDNIDNSIKTLIRILQNLKQTQTIVANPPQHHETKPSSSSNDHDFDYNTEHTEEEHPPTTVAGNAEADLQHLNKPNKHPGPTTGRAGIDYPNYSEIPKTDFECTQQRYKGFFGDPETNCQVWHYCDLNGGKASFLCPNGTIFSQIALTCDWWFNVKCSTTSQLYVLNERLYKYILPFNPKFPEDYNGPIVDKYLAMKFQEMEEKMRLEKQRKIKQQAEKPEAREEASTPSLPKNHKASPKHGSGINAQVYEQSSERNLLIDDEIDDISERGTYDTYGQAPTTIMAPTTTSLDSQTLGRKPIVVSSTPYPEREEEPELTADSELEGEPPANSESSEEEDKLQSLRDTNAVAGQKRLETTKVSVEKLEVIEIKPDGNTGHLMPISGMSESSEQQSEQESSSRESKE
- the LOC117573770 gene encoding E3 ubiquitin-protein ligase RNF181 homolog, whose protein sequence is MADYFDELGHTPTGPEGANDFDRHYRRLQVLAIMNGIDMEIEAPEASKRAIEALPMHVITAEELNPDLECAVCKEPAEEGSKFKVLPCKHEFHEQCILLWLKKANSCPICRYIFETDDEVYEELRRFRQDEPNRRDRHDALMDSMFG